The nucleotide sequence catctccgctacactcgtcttttgctcatgctggtatttgactgcccaacattctgagccatacagcaagactggtcttatagctgtcctataaaattttcctttcaattttaatgggattttacgatcacataacacccccgatgcatttctccattttagccaacctgccttaattctatgtgcgacatcctcgtggatttctccatctttttgaatcactgatcccaaatatcgaaaatggtcttttctttgtaagatttggtcttctaattttattataacatcatacactcttgcatttttactaaatttgcattccatatattctgttttctttctacttaatttaaatcccttagattctaaattgtttctccacaactcaagcttagtgttcactccttcttttgtttcatccaccaacactatgtcgtctgcaaatagcatacaccatggcacatctgtctgaatatctttagtgagttcatccattactagggcaaataagtatggacttagtgcagaatcttgatgcagtcctattgtagttgtaaatggttcagtatcccctccgcatgttttgacccttgtctctacaccatgatacatgtccttaagggcttgtatataggctattttgactcatttcttctctaaaaccctccataatacttttctagggaccctatcataggccttttctagatctataaacaccatatgtaggttcttctgatgatctcggtacctttccattagacgcctcagtaaatatatagcttccattgttgaccaacaggcatgaaaccaaattgattttctgacacatttgtttcctttctgagcctttgttctattactctctcccagagtttcatggtatgactcattaacttaattcctctataattttcacagttttgaacatctcctttgttcttatatataggaaccaaagtactcttcctccactcatctgacatcttttttgatttaaggatggcgttaaatagttgcgttagccaggagatgccctcttctcccatgcatttccatgcttctattggtatattatctggtcccactgccttatgatttttcgtcttttttaatgcttgccttatttcatttgaacttatgcgtcgatagaatgtgtagctcacattcccttcggagttactaagatttcccaacctaactcttgtgtcaccaccgtcattgaataattttgtgaaatactccttccatctctccttaatcgctccctcatttactaaaacattttgattgtcatcttttatgcatttcacttgatttaaatcccgtgtttttctttctcttgctttagctatatccctttctccatcttttgtatcaagtcatttatatagattctcatatgcttttgaccttgcttcactaacagttctttttgctgccttttttgcttctttataatttttttgattttcttcattattgcattgatataccgccttataacaagttttcttatttttaattttcaattgtatctcttcattccaccaccaagactccttaaggttaggggctctaccatttgtctctccaaggactacctttgccgtgcttctcagagcattagccatttctttccacatttgatttgtctgtctttctccattccattccctgctaccttttaatttttctttgaagattagttgtttctccccttttaaattccaccatctgattcttggattttgttttatgtgattttttctcttccaatttcttacttggacgtcaagtactaaaagtctatgttgagtagtcaaacactctcccggtatcaccttacaatccctacaacataaccgatcctcttgtctagCTATATTTCCCAAAATTAAACAAAGTAGTATCATTATGAAAAAACAACTTTCTTGATTTCCAGGTTCCATGAATGCAGTCTCTTGTCTCACTCAAAACTAAGATAATATCCAAATCATGCTACAATTTATTGGGAAGCCTTAAAAAAGCACTGTGTTGTTTTATTGCACCCCTATAGATGTTTTGCATAAATTATTTGCTAAGACTTAACTCATTGACCTCTCaaatttaggaaatattttgTCACTTGCCACTACCATATGTTGAGGAGGAGTTCAAGATTGACGTCAATGGAAAAGACATGGTGGAGAACAAAATGGAGCCTCCTCATTATGTGCACATCAGGCGTAGTATCCTAAACTGgcatttgtttaatttaacttaatctATTTGACATTTTCTTTGGGCTGATGATTAAGTCATATAAACTGCCCTTGTGAAAGTACTGACATTTTCTAACATCTTCATGTGGTCAAATCCGTTTCTGCTTAAAATTTATTTGCTTGAATTGGATTAGTTATTAGTATTCCATGGAGTTAATTTCCTTAACTGGTTTAGATGTCTTCCTTATTAAGAAAAAACGAAGTGACGTTGATGTTGACATTGGATGCACAAATTGCAGTTCAAGTCAATGTTCTGAAGATTGTGTTTGCAGGTATCTTGTTCCAGTACAATGTGATTTTGTCTAAACAATCATATTACAGTTGGGCTTCCAGTTCCGTTGTGAATTTCCTGATAATTGGTCCTAGTGCAAAAATCTGGACTTCATTTATGAGGgcttattttcaattttacaatGAAATTAGGCACGGCCTCTTCCATTATATAATGATTCTTTATCCTGGTGCATAAATGTTCTTGTGATTTGAgttgagaaattatttaaatgtaaTTTCCCAATGTAGACCACACAATGTTTTTTTTCCCCTTGAACTCCAAGGGAGAAGGTAGACTGCATGTCATGACAATGGACAAATTTATGCTAATAGAACTATGGAATTTAAACTTAGGTATCAGTCTCGTGTAGCATTCAAGAACATTTTTAACTCACTCTGGGGGGGTGAAATTTTGTGAACTTGTCTCTTGACTTTACTGCATTTTTAACTCATTCTGGGGGGTGAAATTTTGAGAACTTGTCTCTTGACTTTACTGCATTTAACTTCATCTGCTATCCATTCATCAGTAtggaaacaacctctttgcTAAGCAAAAGCAAGGCAGTAAACAAAAATGACCCTTCCCCAGCCCTCAAAAAGCAGGATGCCTTGTGCACTAAggacttcttttttctttgttgggTTATTGGTAGATCAACGTATTGTATTATAAATGTGTGATTAACAGGGTTCAGTGTATAAGCTGCTCAAAGGCTTGTCGCTGCTCTGAATTGTGTTCAAACAGACCATTtcgaaaggaaaagaaaatcaaaattgttAAGGTACGAAATTTGGCTTTATGGTCTCCTCAATTTCCTTAGTATAGCATTTGGTTGCTCATCTAGGTCTTCCTCAAAGatagtaattatttttttaattatttaatatggcatgGTTATATCCTTTGCAGACTGAACTTTGTGGGTGGGGAGTAGAAGCAGCTGAATCCATTAATAAAGGGGATTTTGTGATAGAGTATATTGGAGaaggtaattttatttatctattacTAGAGATGTATTAGAGTGTACCCCTTCATGATCTTTTTAACATTGTTCTATTGACTACATGTTGGCTGTTTATGGCTACTCTTAATGATATTATCttgttatttatagttgatCAACAACTTTCTGTGTGAAGTACATGTGAATAGGATTCAATTTAAATGGTTTTTTTTCACATGTTTTCCCATCTTTGCAGGTTGGAACTATTATTTAGCATGTAGACAGTACATTATATTTCTGTTTGGAAATCCATAAAGTTCTGATAAACCTTTCCTAACGTTCCCAGACATGGAATTCATGGACTCACAATTCttacaatttattattatttcgaCAGCTTGCGGACATTGTGATGTTCCACTTTCTGTTTCCAGCTTTTAGTATCAAAGTGTGTTTGTTTGAACTTCTGAAATCagataatgaaaattttcttgatattgtaatttaaatttttgcatgCAGTTCCTCTTTCTGTCAATTTATATgttctaaataattttttctatttgcagTTATTGATGATGCTATTTGTGAACAAAGGCTGTGGGACATGAAGTACAATGGCGATAAAAATTTCTACATGTGTGAAATTCGAAAAGACTTTATAATTGATGCAACTTTCAAGGGAAATTCTTCTCGCTTTCTGAACCATAGTTGTGATCCTAACTGTAAACTGGAGAAGTGGTTAGTCTTGATCTCTTTTGCAATTACTTTATGTTAGTTTTAGAAAGATCTGATTTCCCAATTGGAGCTGCTGCATATTGAGTTTATGCTCCAAACCTTGTCTTCTCATTTCAAGGTGGTTCTACTTGTTTCTCATCATGCattcttgttttctctcttttaggGGAAtggatttgtttttattgatttttttatcaatttatttttgtttgacaGTCATCAGGGATTTCTTCCCCCCCACCCCCTAAAATGAACATAAATGGAATTCTGCACCCGGTGGGATTTGGGCTTCTGATTCTTGTTCTTGTATAATTATAAATGGGATTGCAATTCCCTCTTTTCTGACACCTTTCATTATATACCTGGATAGGTCCTTTTAAGACAGTTCCTCTGTTCACAAATCATATTTAGGGGTAGGTAGGTTTATTCAGAGTATTTTCTGCTACATCTATATGGAGACTAGGTTTACTAATCTTGTACAGTGAAGGTAGCTGGAGGCTAGAAATTTCAACATCATTGAGCATATGAGCTCATCTTCCATTTGTTTTCTGGAAAAATGTATTAAGATACATGGTTGATGTAGAATAGAATCTAGAGGTGGTCTCTTAATTCTTAGTTCCATTTTGTGTTGGACCTTATAGTTCCCCATAATTGTTTTTTCATAATAGATTTAATGTGCTCACGTGAGATCttgtattattgttatattggATGATCTGTTGACATTATCTGAGAGTTCATGTGTCTATTTACTGGGCATTGGCTTGTCTATAATACTGTTCTTGTGGTAGTAAGAAAGGATTCAAGAATGttcaaatcatattaaaatCTCACTGATTTGCATAAACAGGTTCTAACCTTTTTATGTGTTTCTTTTTGAAGGCAAGCGGACGGGGAGACACGTGTTGGTGTCTTTGCTGCTAAATGTATTAATATTGGGGAACCACTGACATATGATTATCggtatgttttattttattctgtGTCTTCGATAACTCTTTTATTAAGGTGTGTTGTTTTGTCTCTCCACACCCCCTCCTTTTTTTGTCACTGTTATTCTTATAAATACTTGATTGTGGCAAAGGATGAAATTGAGCATGCATTTGTGCATGTGAAAATATGATTGGCATGTTTAGTCAGACTGTCAATCTACTTGCACTTTTGTATTCAATTAGGGCATACAGGTGAGCAGGTGGAAGAGACTTACTTAGCATGCAATTGTGACCAAATTAAATattccttctttttcctcccTATGTAACTTACTTAGCATGCAACTGGGACCAAGTTAGGTTTATATGTTTCCTTTTTTCTCCATATATCAACTTAGCTTCCAGCTGGGACCAAGTTAGatgtattttttcttctctatacAAGTATAACTAGTCAGtaactaattatatatatggagaAAATATCATCGTTTATCTAGAACTCATGCAGCTGAAACTCCaaatagtgggattaaggctcgTGACAACATTGATGAACTAGTCAATAACTAATATTATGTGCTACATACACATGGTTTTTGCCCCATGTAGAAATCCAATCTTACAATCAGTCAAATCATTTATGTAAGTTCTTGAAGAGTTgacttattattattagatactTAGAGACGTATTCTTGGTATGGTATGTATTGGCTGGTTCAGAAACTGATAACTACAGTTTGAACTCACAGTAATAAAATGCTGATGCTAAGGAAATTGATGAACtcaaattttatatcttaaagCATTTACACAAGTGAAGAAAGAGGAAAAGCTAGCTTTAATAGGCAGTGAACATATTTGTTTTAATCATCCAGTGCAAGGTGCCTGAAAATTGCTACTACGAAATTTCTTCTTACTAAAAAAGCGCAAGCAACTGCTCTTGCACTTGGATTATTAGTGGAGGAATATGCATGCATTGGTTATGTGGGCCTGCGTTGCTTTCGCTTCTACTTATCATCTAATTCATGTACTTAAACTTGCCACTCTTACAATGCACTGCCTTTTGCTTTTGATATTTGTTTGTTGGAATTTATTTTCTGCAGCTTCTGCCTCTTCTCCTTGTAAGTTTAGAGTGGCCAGGATGTATGAGATGTGATTAAAATGATTTGCTCATGTGAGTAGAAGACTGATGCATGCTCATCTCAGGAGAGTGAATATAATGGAAAAGTTTTTACCAATAGTGGTAcatgaagatcaagaaaagcTGAGCTGGAAATTCTTAGACATAATGCGTTATAATGACCTTGCAAAAGATATAGCCAAAGATAGGGATTATTAGCAAGTTAGAATCTATGTAACTTACCCTACCCATTGATATGCTATTGTTGTTTACTTTCTGTCTCATTTCTTCCTCAATAGGAGGACCGGTGGTAAGTGTGAGGGTCTCCTTGGGACCAGATTTGATTTTTAGTTCTTGGGACGGGTGGTAAGTTTAAAGGTCCTTTGAGCAAGATAAACGTGTCTCTTCTGGTTTAGGACCTTTTCCTGGGTCCCCAATACTGGAGACAACATATATGTCATGGGAAACTTAAAGAAAACAGTCCTTGCATGGTAATATGGTTTGTAAGTAAGCAGAGAAGggacaaaagaaagaaagattatATAGATTGTATGGCCTAAGGGAGGAAACATAAGCTGTTTAGCAAAATTGCTTTGGTAACTTTTTTGActaacttctctctctctctctctctacttcaTTCTTGATTAAATTATTTCACATTGTTAAATTCCTTTGTTCTGCTCCTGCTTTTGATGTTTGCAACCTGCTTATAATGAACTTTCATGTTACAACTCACCCTCTTCTACGAATTTCACAGTGTGTATTTTATGTCCTCCTTGCAACCTGCTTGTTTGGTAAATgtaaatttgttttgttttaattaacacCAAtggaaatgtttttatttaatagtATTTGAAGTGAATATAAACGCAGTGATCCGAACATGAATAGGGAGCGTATGTCTAAATAGTTGTTTGGTTTGGCTTTGTAGATTTGTGCAGTTTGGGCCTGAGGTAAGGTGTAACTGTGGAGCTCCAAACTGTCAAGGTTATCTTGGGATGAAGAGAAAGATTGGTAAGTTTGATGTTTGCTGGGGCTCAAAACGAAGGAGAACAATTATGGGCTGCTTGCCTATGACATGTTAAATTTCAATTCTTTATAAGCAATTACTTTGATGATAAGTTCACAATGTTTGTATATTGCTCTTTCAGTACGCAAATAAACAAACAGGTGATCAGGAGCAAATGACCATCTCTTTTTTGTCGTCGTTGTATTGATTTTTAAAGTTTTCTTCTATATCTGTTTGAAGTGATAATTACTTGTAATGAATGGGGTCCCTGTGTTGCTTGCAGCTGCCCCTTTTGTCTCACtatgtgattattattattataaataaataatagaccTTTGAAGTACATCATAAAATTCACctcttttttttatcaatcataaaataggtttttttatgttatgttttagtttatttaaaaataaaaaaaattaatgtatattttAGTTTGTTCAGTTATTATTAGAGATCCGAATATGAGAATTTTGTGCGGATTGAAGACTGAAGAGTGGCCGCAGCTCTCGAAAACAAAAGCTCAAAAGCAGTGCATCATCTCCTGCTacctcctatatatatatgttgtcaATCTATGTAACTgtaagtatttttaattattaattatatatatatatattactaaaataaataaaagaagaaaagctgGAAGGTGGGGTTTTTGGATTTTTGTGATGCTGCCCCCTGAGCTTGACCTGTAGTGAGTacaaattgaaataataataatgacagGCGGTGCCAGCAGCCATCAACAAAACATATATTCCTCTTGGGAAAATGTTATGATCTTTCCTTTAGGGGGTACCTCCGCCTTATTTAAAGGGGTGGGTGTCGCTTATAAATACTgcataataataaatagaataatatataataattcttttttgtattataatatttttaaaaatctacttattttcttttcttttttttttttcatcttttttataaTAGGTTTTCCTAATCAAGGATAATagatatatatcattttttaaacCTAAAATATCACTGACTTAGTtgacttgattttttttatgatgaaaattaggggtttagactagattgaaataaaaaaaattattttcaaaatcgaAGACCGGATTGACATAATTTAAAtcgatttaataattttttctgtCTTGtttaatatgcatttaatatatatatatatatatatacacctacattaataaatatttgaaatcaaataaaattaacgaTAATTGTTTAACATTTAATTCTTAGTTCAACATAATAATTTGACTTCAAAGGTTCAcatgatattaaaattttttttattcaaatttcaatcaatCATTTCATTATAACTTTCACAATATTTAAAGGATCAACCTCCAAGGTAATTGCAAGTTACAGGAACTACGGTAATTGCACACAAAGtaatatctatatctatatatatatatatatattataacaaaacaaccGTCAAATTTTTTCTCGCCTAttttcagttactattttgatattttattatatttttttaattctttttgcttacctgaaatagaatttttatacgtcattaattaaatctagatttgtgaaaaatgtATAGTTCTTGAAACAcgtaaatggttttttttatggCTAAATAgtatttggagaatgtgtaagcatgctggtatatgaagagtcaagatctaatccatattattaattttcaaatactaatataaaattttaattgaaataaattatagaaaaatgaaacttttttaaatcgggagaaattttgagatattaggtAATACTGCCGAATATTgactgccaagtaaattttttattttattttatatatagtttaattaatttaaatttatttttttataattttaaatgctataattttatatataacttaaatgttataattttattttttaactttatttttttttttttgctttcttaaaaatgtgatctgtcttaaatgtgataattgattgttaggaagAATATATAGTCacgtatggataattaattttaaaattttgattatttaaattatatttattttatatatagtttaattattttaaatttatttttttatacctttaaatgttataattttatatataatcaatgtaaaaatgtgacatgtcttaaatgtggtaattttgaaaatttgattattatcatttatataattaattaattatttaaattatctttattttatatagtttaattaattcaaatttattttcttataattttaaatgttataattttatatataacttaaatgttataattttattttttaactttattttttttgttgctttcttaaaaatttgatatgtcttaaatatgataattgattgtaaggaaaaatatgtaaagtcatgtatggataatcaattttgaaaatttgattactatcatttatataattaattgattatttaaattatctttattttatatatagtttaattaatttaaatttattttcttataattttaaatattataattttatatataacttaaatgttataattttatttttaacttttttcttttttttgcttccttaaaaatttgacgtgttttaaatagtaattaattgttagaagaaatatgtaaagtcatggataatcaattttgaaaaattaattattattatttatataattaattaattatttaaattatctttattttacatataatttaattaatttaaatttattttttataattttaaatgtcataattttatttttcaacttaattgattattgtcatttatttaattctcctttttcccattAATCTACTCCCAAGATGTGTTATATGTTGGACttagagaaattaaatgcaaattaaatttgtgttttgaaaattatgttaagtgaataagattcaaattgtgtggcaaagcgaggggaaaaaagagaaacttaatagtggcatgtgatttgataaattgagagaaatagaagaatttgaaggaaaaaaaattaataaaagaaagtaaatatttttcttttcttcctctattCCCGTTAGACCATTCCATTTCATCTCTTCTCATTTCTTgattattcttctcaaattttcgcttcttctttacttttatttagtacaTTTAACCGTATTTTTTTACCCAGTTTGATCTTCTGATGTAACATAGCACCATTATTCTGTCAAAtgagtgatgtgaatgcaactaagaaaaattaggccttgagggttcgtgtggtacgcacatatgagacaaatacacgtgaaaatctaaaaaaaaacaTCTACCCTTGAttgcatattttaaaataaagatgTTAGTTatcgtttattctttttttttccctattattgtgtattttttgtatttttttacgcattacttattgtattacatgttaatttagatttattttttacataattttgggataaagttatgtgcttttaattgttcgTCTACCTTAAATGCATATaaggaaatatttcaaaatctgtaattctttgttgtattttcatgattataatataattattttatttattttttattataattttcatttattataattactaaattatataatttttactttaaccatttttttttttacgatatccatACATCGCATGGGTAATCCATTAGTTTGTCCTTATAATACAGAgcaaaatcataaaatcatatCCACTattacaccccccccccccccccccctattaTCATCATTAATAAAAGTTCATTAATAAAAGTTTACTAACATAGTAGTCAAATTTCTAACAACTTTCCAATgatccttaattttcttttatcatcattaatAAAAGTTCATTATCATCATTACCAAGTTAGATTGCATAAAAGGATCTTGCTCCCTATACTTTTCAAAAATGctctcttaattttctttctttctttctttctttttttttaatttttgagttgTGTTCAACATTATATATGTTGAATTCCATGTAGTTTGCAGGATAACAAGACctcattttcaataattttttgaagTACACATTTCTTAAATCTTTAGAATCTATTCAGAGATTATCTCACATTTTACCATTAGATCCGACACCATCAATaaatttgtttgttcttttctaaCTGTTCATATAATAAGGGTTTGCTTGATTagccatatttttttataaaaaaattagttttggtAGTATTTGATCAGGCTATATTTTCTAAACAATTCAAATTCTCACTTTTGGTCACGTGATAGTCAATTCTCACTTTTACAGGAAAACAAATTTTCAGGGGGGcttggaaaagaaattctagggaattgaagaagaagagcaaaagtGTGAAGGAGAAAAAGAGTGGTCGCCGGTAGCAAGGAATGAGAGGCAGCGACGGACTGAGTGAGCGAGAGGCAATGGTAAGTGAATGAGGAGTGAATGGCAATGGCAACCGCAACCAATGATGGCAACGATGGATTGAGCGAGAGAAAGGGCGAGCGAGAGTGATGGTGAATGGCAATTGCGACAGTAATGGCCAGTGATGATGGCGATGGCAGCGACGACCCTTCATCCTCAAGCtgggtgtatgtatatttgattttttgaatattttgtttagtgtatttgatttatttttaggtaatttcCTAGAATTCAATGgcaatcaaacatcaaaaattaaaaaaatattacaatttctaagtagaaaattaagccaatcaaacaccttaaattaacatttttcttgtaatttaattttagctaATTCAAttgcctaaaaaatattttctttctatgtaAATTCCATACTTGCAATCAAAAAACACCTTAAGATTAATAATATGAGCAATGCATTGTGTGTGTATGAATATATTTTTCGCATATAAAACCCATTCTTTATGTaagtttcttcttcaaatgTGAATAAACAATATCATTGGATCTGGCATTATCGATGACAATGGTTAAAACTTTGCTCTCATCTCaagttttcaattcattaaagTCGCTTTAACAACTTTGTCAATAGCCTCATAGCCCTTACCCttatgatgaaaaacaataatGTGTAATTAATCATTTGAATTAAAGTCCAAGTGTTAGTGGTAGTACAAATTCTTTGACATAAGATGTTTTAAATTCTCCCAACTTTGTAATCTCattaatataaagttaaaaacaaTAAGGTGCAATGGTGAAATGTGAACTCTAAGGACATGCCATTGATACCAAATGTTTAAAATCAAGATACTcgacaaatttaaaataaagttcATCCACAATGATCACAAGAGTTATTGCCTCCCTAATAGTTTCTTGTTCAAATTTTTAACATGATAGTGTACCTCTCTTCATGACCCTTATCTTTCCTGAAATAGCGTTtgttaa is from Diospyros lotus cultivar Yz01 chromosome 2, ASM1463336v1, whole genome shotgun sequence and encodes:
- the LOC127793987 gene encoding histone-lysine N-methyltransferase ASHR3 isoform X2, whose translation is MPDFGSCLNSPSLTVPRCSNLRPLTDQCDSGGSLYPVPVKTLGWEDSWFINSDQALPSPILHKADVSYGNGSRVFRGVRGSAEGTKKTSGTKSVDSYVKDWETKKIQSGVPQQKCFLPFLVGAPRLVECRVCQNSIYPGDEVSCFVRGCQGVFHSICAKEKLCFTSKKFKCPQHACFLCKQKSYWRCVRCTVASHDRCAAFPEGVIHLKDQPGRAVCWRHPIDWRLEKKEIFCHLPLPYVEEEFKIDVNGKDMVENKMEPPHYVHIRRNVFLIKKKRSDVDVDIGCTNCSSSQCSEDCVCRVQCISCSKACRCSELCSNRPFRKEKKIKIVKTELCGWGVEAAESINKGDFVIEYIGEVIDDAICEQRLWDMKYNGDKNFYMCEIRKDFIIDATFKGNSSRFLNHSCDPNCKLEKWQADGETRVGVFAAKCINIGEPLTYDYRFVQFGPEVRCNCGAPNCQGYLGMKRKIGKFDVCWGSKRRRTIMGCLPMTC
- the LOC127793987 gene encoding histone-lysine N-methyltransferase ASHR3 isoform X1; translation: MPDFGSCLNSPSLTVPRCSNLRPLTDQCDSGGSLYPVPVKTLGWEDSWFINSDQALPSPILHKADVSYGNGSRVFRGVRGSAEGTKKTSGTKSVDSYVKDWETKKIQSGVPQQKCFLPFLVGAPRLVECRVCQNSIYPGDEVSCFVRGCQGVFHSICAKEKLCFTSKKFKCPQHACFLCKQKSYWRCVRCTVASHDRCAAFPEGVIHLKDQPGRAVCWRHPIDWRLEKKRTVPLKDIEEIFCHLPLPYVEEEFKIDVNGKDMVENKMEPPHYVHIRRNVFLIKKKRSDVDVDIGCTNCSSSQCSEDCVCRVQCISCSKACRCSELCSNRPFRKEKKIKIVKTELCGWGVEAAESINKGDFVIEYIGEVIDDAICEQRLWDMKYNGDKNFYMCEIRKDFIIDATFKGNSSRFLNHSCDPNCKLEKWQADGETRVGVFAAKCINIGEPLTYDYRFVQFGPEVRCNCGAPNCQGYLGMKRKIGKFDVCWGSKRRRTIMGCLPMTC